Proteins from a genomic interval of Bradyrhizobium sp. CCGB01:
- a CDS encoding sorbosone dehydrogenase family protein, producing MTFSSIFAQFVALLGGIALQWRKLSGTVPAPAWGQTPAIPEAKPQGAIPTLKMPTARGWSEGQKPTVASGLKVNAFAAGLDHPRWIEVLPNGDVLIAEATQIAGAPRSVFHYAMQATMRRAAALGVSANRITLLRDKDGDGVAEHRGAFMENLSQPFGMALVGDTFYVGNTDGVMAFPYVANADRITAPGKRLTTFKPSGHWTRSLLASQDGKKLYAGVGSLSNIAEMGMEVEEGRAAVYELDLTAGTHRIFGAGLRNPVGLAWEPTTNVLWTVVNERDGLGDETPPDYLTSVRDGGFYGWPYCYWGKTVDDRVPQDPAMVAKAIQPDYALGGHTASLGLCWMPAGTLPGFGDGMVIGQHGSWNRSKLSGYKLVFIPFENGRPSGPGRDILSGFLSPDEKESYGRPVGVVIGPDKKSLLMADDVGNVIWRVTGA from the coding sequence ATGACTTTTTCCAGCATCTTCGCGCAATTCGTTGCGCTCCTCGGCGGCATCGCGCTGCAATGGCGGAAGCTCTCGGGCACCGTGCCCGCGCCGGCCTGGGGCCAGACGCCCGCCATTCCCGAGGCGAAACCACAAGGCGCCATCCCGACCCTGAAGATGCCGACGGCGCGCGGCTGGAGCGAGGGGCAGAAGCCGACGGTCGCCTCCGGGCTCAAGGTCAATGCGTTCGCGGCCGGGCTCGACCATCCGCGCTGGATCGAGGTGCTGCCGAATGGCGACGTGCTGATCGCGGAGGCGACGCAGATCGCCGGCGCGCCGAGATCGGTGTTTCACTATGCGATGCAGGCGACGATGCGGCGCGCCGCGGCGCTCGGCGTGTCCGCCAACCGCATCACGCTGCTGCGCGACAAGGACGGCGACGGCGTCGCGGAGCATCGCGGCGCGTTCATGGAAAACCTCAGCCAGCCGTTCGGCATGGCGCTGGTCGGCGACACCTTCTATGTCGGCAACACCGACGGCGTGATGGCCTTCCCCTATGTCGCGAACGCCGACCGCATCACCGCGCCAGGCAAGCGGCTCACGACGTTCAAGCCGAGCGGCCACTGGACCCGCAGTCTTCTGGCAAGCCAGGACGGCAAGAAGCTGTATGCCGGCGTCGGCTCGCTCAGCAACATCGCCGAGATGGGCATGGAGGTCGAAGAAGGCCGCGCCGCGGTCTACGAGCTCGATCTCACCGCCGGCACGCATCGCATTTTCGGTGCCGGACTGCGCAACCCGGTTGGCCTTGCCTGGGAGCCAACCACGAACGTGCTCTGGACCGTCGTCAACGAGCGCGACGGCCTCGGCGACGAGACGCCGCCGGACTATCTCACCTCGGTGCGCGACGGCGGCTTCTATGGCTGGCCCTATTGCTACTGGGGCAAGACGGTGGACGACCGCGTGCCGCAGGATCCGGCGATGGTCGCCAAGGCGATTCAACCGGACTACGCGCTGGGCGGCCATACCGCCTCGCTCGGCCTGTGCTGGATGCCGGCAGGGACCCTGCCCGGCTTCGGGGACGGCATGGTGATCGGCCAGCACGGCTCGTGGAACCGCAGCAAGCTGTCCGGCTACAAGCTGGTGTTCATTCCGTTCGAGAACGGCCGCCCGTCCGGCCCCGGTCGCGACATCCTGTCGGGCTTCCTGTCCCCGGACGAGAAGGAATCCTACGGCCGTCCGGTCGGCGTCGTGATCGGCCCCGACAAGAAGTCGCTGCTGATGGCAGACGACGTCGGCAACGTGATCTGGCGCGTCACGGGCGCGTAA
- a CDS encoding aspartate dehydrogenase — translation MTGQKASNELRVAIAGLGSIGTKIATALDQGIEGLTLSAVAVRDLAKHQAFISGLRRPPQIMPIDQLGDAADIVVECAPSNHLRSIVEPAVKRGKAAVVVSVGGLLDNFDLVDLARANGGRIIVPTGALIGLDAVNAAAVGTIHSVKMVTRKPIDGLKGAPFIVENNIDIDNLREPLKLFEGSAREAAKGFPANVNVAVALSLAGIGPDRTQMQVWADPTVTRNVHRIEVEADSARFSMGIENVPSENPKTGMITALSVIALLRKQRATLCVGT, via the coding sequence ATGACTGGACAGAAAGCTTCGAACGAATTGCGGGTTGCCATCGCAGGCCTCGGCTCGATCGGCACCAAGATCGCAACCGCCCTCGATCAGGGCATCGAGGGGTTGACGCTATCGGCCGTCGCGGTGCGCGATCTCGCCAAGCATCAGGCGTTCATCAGCGGTCTGCGCCGTCCGCCGCAGATCATGCCGATCGACCAGCTCGGCGACGCCGCCGACATCGTGGTCGAATGCGCGCCGAGCAATCATCTGCGTTCGATCGTCGAGCCCGCGGTGAAGCGCGGCAAGGCCGCGGTCGTCGTCAGCGTCGGCGGGCTGCTCGATAATTTCGATCTCGTCGATCTCGCGCGCGCCAATGGCGGCCGCATCATCGTTCCAACCGGCGCGCTGATCGGGCTCGATGCCGTCAACGCCGCCGCCGTGGGCACTATTCATTCGGTGAAGATGGTCACGCGCAAGCCGATCGACGGCTTGAAGGGCGCGCCGTTCATCGTCGAGAACAACATCGACATCGATAATCTGCGCGAGCCGCTCAAGCTGTTCGAAGGATCTGCGCGCGAAGCGGCGAAGGGTTTTCCCGCCAACGTCAATGTCGCGGTTGCGCTGTCGCTGGCGGGCATCGGGCCGGATCGCACCCAGATGCAGGTCTGGGCCGATCCCACCGTGACGCGCAACGTTCATCGCATCGAGGTCGAGGCTGATTCCGCGCGGTTCTCGATGGGCATCGAGAACGTCCCGTCCGAAAATCCCAAGACCGGCATGATCACCGCGCTGTCCGTGATCGCGCTGCTGCGCAAGCAGCGCGCCACGTTGTGTGTCGGGACGTAA
- a CDS encoding LysR family transcriptional regulator produces the protein MELHQLRCFVAAAEQLHFGHAAQQLQMLPSALGRQIRLLEEDLGTRLFARTTRAVSLTDDGTALLRDARAILAKVEAVESNLRNRSRAGAARRLRVGAIDSAAAGLLPPLLRDFRDKHPDIAVQLLEDKTVRLLPRILTGALDLAFVRPPVQPDKRLEFRDLLQETAIVAFPQRHALAERKSITLAQIADEAMLVPDRRSRPHSHDLTIKLFEQAGLTPRIVQVADEKQTIINLVATKLGVAIVPRWTTRVAVTGVRFVPLRPKQSGPVGRLPLAAAWLRGSRDPARDAMLAVLEARLRSYAREA, from the coding sequence ATGGAATTGCATCAGCTCCGATGCTTCGTGGCGGCGGCCGAGCAGCTGCATTTCGGGCATGCGGCGCAGCAGCTCCAGATGCTGCCCTCGGCGCTCGGCCGGCAGATCAGGCTGTTGGAGGAGGATCTGGGCACGCGGTTGTTCGCGCGGACGACGCGGGCGGTGTCACTCACGGACGACGGCACGGCGCTATTACGCGATGCACGCGCGATCCTCGCCAAGGTCGAGGCCGTCGAGAGTAATCTGCGCAACCGCTCGCGTGCGGGGGCCGCGCGACGGCTCCGGGTCGGCGCCATCGACAGCGCGGCGGCCGGACTTCTGCCGCCACTGCTGCGCGATTTCCGCGACAAGCATCCCGATATCGCGGTGCAGCTGCTGGAGGACAAGACCGTCCGGCTGCTGCCGAGGATCCTCACCGGCGCGCTCGATCTCGCCTTCGTCCGCCCGCCGGTTCAGCCGGACAAGCGGCTCGAATTCCGCGACCTGCTCCAGGAGACCGCCATCGTCGCGTTCCCGCAGCGGCACGCGCTGGCGGAACGCAAGTCGATCACGCTGGCGCAGATCGCCGACGAGGCGATGCTGGTGCCAGACCGCCGCTCGCGGCCGCACAGCCACGACCTCACGATCAAGCTGTTCGAGCAGGCCGGGCTGACTCCGCGCATCGTGCAGGTCGCCGACGAAAAGCAGACCATCATCAACCTGGTCGCAACCAAGCTCGGCGTTGCCATCGTGCCGCGCTGGACCACGCGGGTGGCGGTGACGGGCGTGCGCTTCGTGCCGCTCCGGCCGAAGCAGAGCGGTCCGGTCGGCCGGCTGCCGCTCGCGGCGGCATGGTTGCGCGGCTCGCGCGATCCGGCCCGCGATGCCATGCTGGCGGTGCTGGAGGCGCGCCTGCGCAGCTATGCGCGGGAGGCGTGA
- a CDS encoding MFS transporter, which produces MASEIQTRVLRKITWRIVPFIMLLYFVAFIDRVNIGFASLTMNKDIGLSPAVYGFGAGIFFWGYFLFEVPSNIILHKIGARIWIARVMITWGLVSAAMAFVQGATSFYILRFLLGVAEAGFFPGIILYLSYWFPARQRAAVTALFMAAAPLSTVLGSPISGALLEMDGLFGFKGWQWLFVLEALPAVLLGFVVLGFLTDRPEKAKWLADDERRWLVETMNVETTSKAATASHSIWRGLADPRVLALSLIYFGTSAGLYTLGVWAPQIIKQFGLSSLQVGFLNALPATAAVVAMILWARHSDRTGERTWHVVWACLIAAAGLAYAGLAAGVVAVLVALALVNIGISSAKPPLWSMPTLFLSGPAAAAGIATINSIGNLGGFVGPAMIGWIKDQTGSFVGGLYFVSGLLVLSAVLTLLLSRAQTAPVEPVPQSH; this is translated from the coding sequence GTGGCGAGCGAGATTCAGACGCGCGTGCTGCGCAAGATCACCTGGCGCATCGTTCCCTTCATCATGCTGCTGTACTTCGTGGCCTTCATCGACCGCGTCAACATCGGGTTCGCCTCGCTGACGATGAACAAGGACATCGGCCTCTCTCCCGCGGTCTACGGTTTCGGCGCCGGCATCTTCTTCTGGGGCTATTTCCTGTTCGAGGTGCCCTCCAACATCATCCTGCACAAGATCGGCGCGCGGATCTGGATCGCGCGGGTGATGATCACCTGGGGCCTCGTGTCGGCGGCGATGGCGTTCGTGCAGGGCGCGACGAGTTTCTACATCCTGCGCTTCCTGCTCGGTGTCGCCGAAGCCGGCTTCTTCCCCGGTATCATCCTCTATCTCTCCTACTGGTTCCCGGCACGCCAGCGCGCCGCGGTGACCGCGCTGTTCATGGCGGCGGCGCCGCTCTCGACCGTGCTGGGCTCGCCGATCTCGGGCGCGCTGCTGGAGATGGACGGCCTGTTCGGCTTCAAGGGCTGGCAGTGGCTGTTCGTGCTGGAGGCGCTGCCGGCCGTGCTGCTCGGCTTCGTCGTGCTGGGCTTCCTGACCGACCGCCCCGAGAAGGCGAAATGGCTCGCGGACGACGAGCGCCGCTGGCTGGTCGAGACCATGAACGTGGAGACCACCAGCAAGGCTGCGACCGCGAGCCACAGCATCTGGCGCGGGCTCGCCGATCCGCGGGTGCTGGCACTGTCGCTGATCTATTTCGGCACCTCGGCCGGCCTCTACACGCTCGGGGTCTGGGCGCCGCAGATCATCAAGCAGTTCGGTCTGTCCTCGCTCCAGGTCGGCTTCCTCAACGCACTGCCGGCAACCGCCGCCGTCGTCGCCATGATCCTGTGGGCGCGACATTCGGACCGGACCGGCGAGCGCACCTGGCATGTCGTGTGGGCCTGCCTGATCGCCGCAGCAGGCCTCGCCTATGCCGGCCTCGCGGCCGGTGTCGTCGCCGTGCTGGTCGCGCTGGCGCTGGTCAATATCGGCATCTCCTCGGCAAAGCCGCCGCTGTGGAGCATGCCGACGCTGTTCCTGTCAGGCCCCGCGGCCGCAGCCGGCATCGCCACCATCAACTCGATCGGCAATCTCGGCGGCTTCGTCGGGCCCGCCATGATCGGCTGGATCAAGGACCAGACCGGCAGCTTCGTCGGCGGTTTGTATTTCGTCAGCGGGCTGCTCGTTCTCTCCGCGGTCCTGACCCTGCTATTGTCGCGCGCGCAGACCGCGCCCGTCGAACCCGTCCCGCAATCCCACTGA
- a CDS encoding tartrate dehydrogenase yields the protein MRTHSIAAIPADGIGPEVISAGVRVLEALAKRSGDLAFSVKTFDWGSDYYKKHGVMMPADGLAELKKFDAIYFGAVGAPDVPDHITLWGLRLPICQGFDQYANVRPTKILPGVASPLRNVGVGDLDWVIVRENSEGEYAGMGGRAHKGLPEEVGTEVAVFTRVGVTRIMRYAFQLAQSRPRKLLTVVTKSNAQRHGMVMWDEIAAEVAGEFPDVTWDKMLVDAMTVRMTLHPKSLDTIVATNLHADILSDLAGALAGSLGVAPTGNIDPQRRFPSMFEPIHGSAFDITGKGIANPVATFWTGAQMLEHLGEKDAAVRLMAAVERVCAAGVLTPDVGGKATTKEVTDAVIDAIHGSNV from the coding sequence ATGCGCACTCACTCGATCGCAGCCATTCCCGCCGACGGCATCGGCCCCGAGGTCATCTCGGCCGGCGTTCGCGTGCTGGAGGCTCTCGCAAAGCGCAGCGGCGACCTCGCCTTCAGCGTCAAGACCTTCGACTGGGGCTCGGACTATTACAAGAAGCACGGCGTCATGATGCCGGCCGACGGACTTGCCGAGCTCAAGAAGTTCGACGCGATCTATTTCGGCGCGGTCGGCGCGCCTGATGTGCCCGACCACATCACGCTGTGGGGCCTGCGCCTGCCGATCTGCCAGGGCTTTGACCAATACGCCAATGTGCGACCGACCAAGATTTTGCCCGGCGTCGCCTCGCCGCTGCGCAATGTCGGCGTCGGCGATCTCGACTGGGTGATCGTGCGCGAGAACTCGGAAGGCGAATATGCCGGCATGGGCGGCCGCGCCCACAAGGGCCTGCCGGAAGAGGTCGGCACGGAAGTCGCGGTGTTCACCCGCGTCGGCGTGACGCGGATCATGCGTTACGCGTTCCAGCTCGCGCAGTCGCGTCCGCGCAAGCTGCTGACGGTCGTGACCAAGTCGAACGCGCAACGCCATGGCATGGTGATGTGGGACGAGATCGCCGCCGAAGTCGCCGGCGAGTTCCCCGACGTCACCTGGGACAAGATGCTGGTCGACGCCATGACGGTGCGCATGACGCTGCATCCGAAGAGCCTCGACACCATCGTCGCGACCAACCTTCACGCCGATATCCTGTCCGACCTCGCCGGCGCGCTCGCCGGCAGCCTCGGCGTGGCGCCGACCGGCAACATCGATCCGCAGCGCCGCTTCCCCTCGATGTTCGAGCCGATCCACGGTTCGGCCTTCGACATCACCGGCAAGGGCATCGCCAATCCCGTCGCGACGTTCTGGACCGGCGCGCAGATGCTCGAGCATCTCGGCGAGAAGGACGCAGCCGTGCGGCTGATGGCGGCGGTCGAGCGCGTCTGCGCGGCCGGCGTGCTGACGCCCGACGTCGGCGGCAAGGCGACGACGAAGGAAGTCACCGACGCGGTGATCGACGCCATCCACGGCTCGAACGTCTAG
- a CDS encoding tetratricopeptide repeat protein yields the protein MRAAIVDSVAPVLVLLLLGSPVAAQEPQKSGRLKNIEQCNGADRVPAQVRIAGCAALINSGDIRADALAVAYNNRGNAYSAAAEYDRAIADFDRAIELASGYVKPVNNRGVAYLRKGAYDDAIKAFDEAIKLKPGYAGAFANRAVAHLKLNQYDRAARDFDEAIRLDPDLTLAWSGRCWTRAVTGDLQAGLDDCDRAIKSGPNDAAAYDSRALIRLKMGQLAAAIDDYDSALRLAPGQAGALYGRGLAKLRQGDKAGGDRDVSAARLIEAKVGDEFARRGVQ from the coding sequence ATGAGGGCCGCCATCGTCGATAGCGTCGCGCCTGTTCTCGTCTTGCTGTTGCTCGGTTCACCGGTGGCCGCGCAGGAGCCGCAGAAAAGCGGCCGCCTCAAGAACATTGAGCAGTGCAATGGTGCGGACCGCGTCCCGGCCCAGGTCCGGATCGCCGGCTGTGCGGCGCTCATCAATTCGGGTGATATCAGGGCGGACGCGCTGGCTGTGGCCTACAACAATCGTGGCAACGCTTATAGCGCGGCAGCGGAGTACGACCGTGCGATCGCCGATTTCGATCGCGCGATCGAGCTTGCGTCAGGTTACGTCAAGCCGGTGAATAATCGCGGCGTGGCCTATTTGAGGAAAGGAGCCTATGACGACGCGATTAAGGCTTTCGATGAGGCAATCAAGCTCAAACCCGGCTATGCCGGCGCTTTCGCCAACCGCGCGGTGGCCCACCTGAAATTGAACCAGTACGATCGGGCCGCGCGGGATTTCGACGAGGCGATCCGCCTCGATCCGGATTTGACGCTGGCATGGAGCGGACGCTGCTGGACCCGGGCGGTCACCGGTGATCTGCAGGCGGGGCTCGACGACTGCGACAGGGCGATCAAGTCGGGACCGAACGATGCCGCGGCATACGACTCACGTGCGCTGATCCGCCTGAAGATGGGTCAACTGGCCGCGGCCATTGACGACTACGATTCGGCGTTGCGCCTGGCACCGGGCCAGGCAGGCGCGCTTTATGGACGCGGACTGGCCAAACTCAGGCAGGGTGACAAAGCGGGCGGCGATCGGGACGTCTCGGCCGCAAGGCTCATCGAGGCCAAGGTCGGCGACGAGTTCGCCCGCCGAGGCGTGCAGTGA
- a CDS encoding FecR family protein: protein MAVTGSVTIEHDGAVVVQANLPDQAAQTKAGDVVYLRDVVRTETDSRVSINFIDGSSFNLSSNARMTLDEYVYEPAGKSNSSFFNLTKGTATFVAGQVAKTGDMKVDTPVATMGIRGTTPHIEISDDGGVKFSTLIEEGKSKLLKKNGTTTARQPQETGPRMKICRGC, encoded by the coding sequence GTGGCCGTCACGGGGTCGGTCACGATCGAGCACGACGGTGCGGTCGTCGTCCAGGCGAACCTTCCCGATCAGGCCGCTCAAACCAAGGCCGGCGATGTCGTGTATCTGCGCGACGTGGTGCGAACCGAGACGGACAGCCGCGTCAGCATCAACTTCATCGATGGCTCGTCGTTCAACCTGTCGAGCAACGCGCGTATGACTTTGGACGAGTACGTGTATGAGCCGGCTGGAAAGTCCAACTCCTCGTTTTTCAATCTGACCAAGGGAACGGCCACATTCGTTGCCGGCCAGGTCGCGAAGACCGGCGACATGAAGGTCGATACGCCCGTTGCAACGATGGGAATCCGGGGCACCACGCCGCACATCGAAATTTCGGATGACGGCGGGGTCAAGTTTTCGACGCTCATCGAAGAGGGCAAGAGCAAATTGCTCAAGAAGAACGGCACCACCACGGCGCGGCAGCCCCAGGAGACCGGTCCCAGGATGAAGATCTGCCGAGGCTGCTGA
- a CDS encoding VCBS domain-containing protein, whose protein sequence is MFIASGVAPHGAIATLPLQIIGMVRTAFGHATLTRDGGAATRVSVGDLVCRGDVIETAADAQIGIRLLDDTVFNVSSCARIELREFTCDSDGASRSTVLAVASGNFAFAAGRLTNSGTLTIDTPMGSVRSRSHASGFGILTIAALTFSMMKDAQAADPDTTFLDDDRITYKDLQHGAFELITKEAVPRHIIVDDPGETIVLHRIGSSVSMNQVANSAARMEELQAAQQDVLANLTRGATGSSTPPFADSLPLEHINFTFEDRIVPLGSSTPEPVFVTPLIVRPPPTLGVSAGPVEIDTITFDEFTATTGTFAASSAFNATLTYGISGGTVGNTVLNGRTYDVSEAGPYGTLYLNSTSGAYAFVPNSAAINALQSPTSTSFVITVSDGGLSASQTFTIAINGVNDTAAISGNASGGVVEAGGTANAAPGTPTATGTLTDTDVDNPPNTFTAISSLTKSTGGYGSFTMTANGVWTYILDDHNSTVQALRVGDTLTDTLTVTTIDGTPQVVTITIQGSNDAAVISGTSTGSVVEASGASPGTPIAAGKLVATDVDDPSSTFVAVGAPTASAHGYGCFTITAAGEWTYALDNANAAVQALNKADTLTDCFTVTTTDGTAQVVTITINGSNDAAVICGTTTGWVLEAGCVANGKPGKPTATGTLTDADPDDPPNTFTPVSTPKTSAGGFGTFTMTALGTWTYTLDNNNSAVQALNDCDTRTDHFTVTTLDGTPQVVTITIKGMNDAAIISGTTTGSVLEAGGISSGIPCATGKLADTDVDNPANTFTAVTSCTASDGGYGTFTMTASGVWTYVLDNNNCVVDALDIGDTLTDHFTVTTIDGTAQEVTICIRGASEADPNDFDNLATGATVVCDPPFVYGTPGDDCIAGGGNFPQTVYGGAGDDTLNGTGVNDTIFGGSGNDAIKGNNGDDIIYGGSGRDNIDGCNGCDTIIGGLGSDRLTGGNGDDNFVYLSTADSRADRFDTITDFKSGADKIDLTAIGALGFLILALTSTSTFVPAHTIAWIYDGSANETVVYVNPTDRTLHIGDSGLLEVHLQGVATIDSSDFIVDQTAALAPAVSDTIGPTAAMQGDTAVAAISTSEVSADTTDGNSPPSSSGGSTAPSVDVSHHLDAAQDRSSVSEATTSSTSGQAATPSTLSDPATVSPSMDSFRFVFEQTATSESTHSSGTGAGGMPQESHPVPDVAPTMVSAADTGNAVDAAPEIALENGDGARSSPPQTNEHRHASTGEPSRPHSQFHSAADDAHGHWQENPHGLGHSFHFLNPAIERSGIAFENDVPAPLDHHERAAKADGHGDAAAAAELSHLHHGAHVVDGSVGSHVHHDLIV, encoded by the coding sequence ATGTTCATCGCTTCGGGCGTTGCCCCCCATGGAGCTATTGCGACTCTGCCTCTCCAGATCATCGGCATGGTTCGGACAGCGTTTGGTCACGCGACTCTCACGCGTGACGGCGGCGCGGCGACTCGGGTCAGCGTTGGCGACCTTGTCTGTCGCGGTGACGTAATCGAGACCGCTGCGGATGCGCAGATCGGAATTCGGCTTCTCGACGACACCGTATTCAACGTCTCCAGCTGCGCTCGCATCGAGCTGCGCGAATTCACCTGCGATTCCGACGGCGCTTCGCGTTCGACCGTGCTCGCAGTCGCCAGCGGAAATTTTGCTTTCGCGGCCGGCCGGCTGACAAACAGCGGCACCCTGACGATCGACACCCCCATGGGAAGCGTTCGCAGCCGTTCCCATGCGAGCGGGTTCGGCATCCTGACGATCGCGGCGTTGACCTTCTCGATGATGAAGGACGCACAAGCCGCAGACCCGGACACCACGTTTCTGGACGATGACAGGATCACCTACAAGGACCTGCAGCACGGCGCCTTCGAGCTCATCACCAAGGAGGCGGTCCCGCGACACATCATCGTGGATGATCCCGGCGAGACCATCGTCCTGCACCGGATCGGCTCCTCGGTCAGCATGAACCAGGTTGCCAACAGCGCTGCTCGAATGGAGGAGTTGCAGGCGGCTCAACAGGACGTGCTCGCCAATCTCACGCGAGGCGCAACAGGATCGAGCACGCCACCTTTCGCCGACTCGCTTCCGCTGGAGCACATCAATTTCACGTTCGAAGACAGAATTGTGCCGTTGGGCTCGTCTACGCCAGAGCCGGTGTTCGTAACCCCACTCATCGTACGGCCGCCGCCGACACTGGGCGTATCGGCCGGGCCGGTCGAGATCGACACGATCACGTTCGACGAGTTCACCGCGACCACCGGCACCTTCGCCGCCAGCAGCGCGTTCAATGCCACATTGACCTATGGTATTAGCGGCGGGACGGTCGGCAACACGGTCCTGAATGGACGGACATACGATGTTTCGGAGGCCGGACCGTATGGCACCCTCTATCTCAACAGCACATCCGGCGCCTACGCATTCGTTCCGAACAGCGCTGCAATCAATGCCCTGCAGTCGCCGACGAGCACGAGCTTCGTCATCACGGTCTCGGACGGCGGGCTCTCGGCGAGTCAGACCTTCACCATCGCCATCAACGGCGTCAACGACACCGCCGCGATCTCAGGCAATGCCAGCGGCGGGGTGGTGGAGGCGGGCGGCACCGCCAATGCGGCGCCCGGCACACCAACCGCAACCGGCACGCTCACAGACACGGACGTCGACAACCCGCCCAACACCTTCACGGCCATCAGTTCGCTGACCAAGAGCACGGGCGGCTACGGCAGTTTCACGATGACTGCCAACGGCGTGTGGACTTACATCCTCGACGATCACAATAGCACGGTGCAGGCCCTTCGCGTCGGCGACACCCTGACCGATACCCTGACGGTGACCACGATCGACGGCACCCCGCAAGTCGTGACGATCACGATCCAAGGCAGCAACGACGCCGCCGTCATCTCCGGCACCTCGACCGGTTCAGTCGTCGAGGCAAGCGGTGCTTCGCCCGGCACGCCGATCGCGGCGGGCAAACTTGTCGCCACGGATGTCGACGACCCCTCCAGCACCTTCGTGGCTGTCGGCGCGCCGACGGCAAGCGCGCATGGCTATGGCTGTTTCACGATCACCGCGGCCGGCGAGTGGACCTATGCACTCGACAATGCCAACGCCGCGGTTCAGGCGCTCAACAAGGCCGACACGCTGACCGACTGCTTCACGGTCACCACGACCGACGGCACGGCACAGGTTGTGACGATCACCATCAACGGCAGCAACGATGCTGCCGTCATTTGCGGAACGACGACCGGCTGGGTGCTCGAGGCCGGATGTGTGGCCAATGGAAAGCCTGGCAAGCCGACTGCGACCGGCACGTTGACCGATGCAGATCCCGATGATCCGCCCAACACCTTCACCCCGGTGAGCACGCCAAAGACGAGCGCGGGCGGCTTCGGGACCTTCACGATGACAGCGCTGGGCACGTGGACCTACACGCTCGACAACAACAACAGCGCAGTGCAAGCCCTCAATGACTGCGATACCCGGACCGATCATTTCACCGTGACGACGCTCGACGGCACGCCGCAGGTGGTGACAATCACGATCAAGGGCATGAATGACGCCGCCATCATTTCCGGAACCACGACGGGCTCGGTGCTCGAAGCCGGCGGCATCTCGTCCGGGATCCCGTGCGCGACCGGCAAGCTCGCCGATACCGACGTCGACAATCCGGCGAACACCTTCACAGCGGTGACCTCGTGCACTGCAAGCGACGGCGGCTACGGCACCTTCACCATGACCGCGTCCGGCGTATGGACCTATGTGCTCGACAACAACAACTGCGTGGTGGACGCGCTCGACATCGGCGATACGCTCACCGATCACTTCACGGTGACGACCATCGACGGCACCGCCCAAGAGGTGACGATCTGCATCCGTGGCGCCAGTGAAGCCGACCCCAACGACTTCGACAATCTGGCAACAGGAGCAACCGTCGTCTGCGATCCCCCGTTTGTCTACGGCACGCCGGGGGATGACTGTATCGCCGGCGGCGGCAATTTTCCCCAAACGGTCTACGGAGGTGCCGGTGACGACACCCTCAACGGCACCGGCGTGAACGACACCATCTTTGGCGGATCGGGCAACGATGCGATCAAGGGCAACAACGGGGATGACATCATCTACGGCGGCTCCGGACGAGACAATATCGACGGCTGCAACGGGTGCGACACCATCATCGGCGGGCTCGGTTCGGACAGGCTCACGGGCGGCAATGGCGATGACAACTTCGTGTATCTGTCGACGGCAGATTCCCGTGCAGACCGGTTCGATACGATCACTGATTTCAAATCAGGAGCCGACAAGATCGATTTGACGGCCATCGGAGCGCTCGGATTCCTGATCCTGGCATTGACCTCGACAAGCACATTCGTGCCGGCCCACACCATCGCCTGGATTTACGACGGCTCGGCCAATGAAACCGTCGTCTATGTCAATCCGACGGATCGAACGCTCCATATCGGCGATTCCGGCCTGCTGGAAGTTCATCTCCAGGGTGTCGCGACCATCGATTCGTCTGATTTCATCGTGGACCAAACCGCCGCGCTGGCCCCGGCTGTGAGCGACACCATCGGCCCGACCGCAGCCATGCAAGGTGACACGGCCGTCGCTGCGATCAGTACGTCCGAGGTCTCCGCCGACACGACGGACGGCAACAGTCCGCCCTCCTCCAGCGGAGGCTCAACCGCTCCATCGGTGGATGTCAGCCATCACCTCGATGCCGCTCAGGATCGGAGCAGTGTGAGCGAGGCAACCACCTCTTCCACCTCGGGCCAGGCTGCCACGCCATCCACCCTCTCGGATCCGGCAACCGTTTCGCCGTCGATGGACTCCTTCAGATTTGTGTTCGAACAGACCGCGACCAGCGAGAGCACCCATTCGAGCGGAACTGGCGCGGGCGGCATGCCGCAGGAAAGTCATCCCGTGCCGGATGTCGCCCCCACCATGGTGAGCGCTGCCGATACCGGAAATGCGGTTGATGCCGCCCCAGAGATCGCCCTCGAAAACGGCGACGGCGCGCGTTCGAGTCCTCCTCAGACCAACGAACACCGTCACGCTTCGACCGGGGAGCCAAGCAGGCCTCATTCTCAATTTCATTCTGCGGCTGATGACGCACACGGACACTGGCAGGAAAATCCGCACGGGCTGGGCCATTCCTTCCACTTCCTGAATCCGGCGATCGAGAGATCGGGCATCGCATTCGAGAACGATGTCCCAGCGCCGCTCGACCATCACGAACGCGCGGCAAAAGCCGACGGACATGGCGACGCCGCGGCGGCCGCCGAGCTTTCGCACCTGCACCATGGCGCTCACGTCGTCGACGGTTCAGTCGGATCTCATGTGCATCACGACCTCATCGTGTGA